The Bacteroides acidifaciens genome includes a region encoding these proteins:
- a CDS encoding sodium:solute symporter, which translates to MMILITIICYFAILLLIARITGRKGGSNAAFFKGENKSPWYVVSFGMIGASISGVTFVSVPGMIRGMDMTYMQTVFGFFFGYMVVAHILLPLYYKLNLTSIYGYLGTRIGVRAYRTGSFFFLLSRMLGTAAKLYLVCLILHTYVFQEMHVPFWTIAVGSVALVWIYTHKSGIKTIVWTDTLQTFCLIAALVFIIYFTIQKLDLNFSGIVQTIRNSEYNRIFVLDDWISRQNFFKQFFSGIFIVIVMTGLDQDMMQKNLSCRNLREAQKNMYCYGFSFIPLNFLFLCLGILLIALAGQMQLELPAMNDDILPMFATQGYLGQSVLVLFTIGIIAAAFSNSDSALTAMTTSVCVDLLDTEKDTEEVARRKRNKVHLSLSVLLAFFICLVEILNNKSVIDAIYIIASYTYGPLLGMFAFGLFTRRQTNDRLVPFIAIASPLLCFALDWWIAKETGYKFGYELLMLNGTLTFAGLILMSGKKKTPKVP; encoded by the coding sequence ATGATGATACTTATCACTATTATATGTTACTTTGCGATATTATTATTAATAGCCCGTATCACCGGACGCAAAGGCGGTTCAAATGCTGCGTTCTTCAAGGGAGAGAATAAATCGCCCTGGTATGTAGTCTCTTTCGGCATGATAGGCGCCTCTATATCCGGGGTTACTTTCGTTTCTGTTCCGGGCATGATACGCGGAATGGATATGACCTATATGCAAACGGTATTCGGATTCTTCTTCGGATATATGGTAGTGGCACATATACTTCTTCCTTTGTATTATAAACTCAACCTGACAAGCATATACGGCTATCTCGGCACACGCATCGGAGTACGCGCCTATCGCACAGGCTCCTTTTTCTTTCTGTTGTCGCGCATGCTGGGAACGGCTGCAAAGCTCTATCTGGTCTGCCTGATTCTTCACACCTATGTATTTCAAGAGATGCATGTCCCTTTCTGGACGATTGCTGTCGGTTCAGTGGCATTGGTATGGATATACACACATAAAAGCGGAATAAAAACGATTGTATGGACAGATACCTTGCAGACTTTCTGCCTGATTGCAGCGCTGGTTTTCATCATTTACTTCACTATTCAAAAATTGGATTTGAATTTCAGCGGTATTGTCCAAACCATCCGCAACAGCGAATATAACCGAATCTTCGTCCTCGACGACTGGATATCCCGACAGAATTTCTTCAAACAATTCTTTAGCGGTATCTTCATTGTGATTGTAATGACGGGGCTCGACCAGGACATGATGCAAAAGAACCTTTCCTGCCGCAACCTGCGCGAAGCGCAAAAGAATATGTATTGCTACGGATTCTCATTCATTCCGTTAAACTTTCTTTTCCTGTGTTTGGGAATCCTGTTGATAGCACTAGCCGGACAAATGCAACTGGAACTGCCTGCCATGAATGATGACATCCTGCCGATGTTCGCGACACAAGGTTATTTGGGGCAATCCGTCCTGGTACTCTTTACAATCGGAATCATCGCAGCCGCTTTCAGCAACTCGGACTCTGCCCTAACTGCCATGACGACCAGCGTTTGTGTCGACCTGCTGGATACGGAAAAGGATACCGAAGAAGTGGCACGCCGCAAAAGAAATAAAGTGCATTTATCACTTTCAGTCCTCCTGGCTTTCTTCATTTGCCTGGTAGAAATTTTAAATAACAAGAGTGTAATTGATGCTATCTACATCATCGCTTCCTATACATATGGGCCGCTACTTGGTATGTTCGCTTTCGGGCTGTTTACCCGAAGACAGACTAACGACCGGCTTGTACCTTTTATAGCCATCGCCTCTCCACTACTCTGCTTTGCCTTGGACTGGTGGATAGCCAAAGAAACCGGATATAAATTCGGTTATGAATTGCTAATGTTAAATGGAACGCTTACCTTTGCAGGATTAATTTTGATGTCTGGAAAAAAGAAAACGCCGAAAGTGCCATGA
- a CDS encoding DUF1573 domain-containing protein, translated as MKKILFLMTLLVMGVSFAFAQTNADIKFDKTTHDFGKFSENSPVVSCTFTFTNIGDAPLVIHQAVASCGCTVPEYTKEPIMPGKKGTIKVTYNGTGKYPGHFKKSITLRTNAKTEMVRLYIEGDMVAKDAK; from the coding sequence ATGAAAAAGATACTTTTTTTAATGACCTTATTAGTTATGGGTGTAAGTTTTGCATTTGCACAAACAAATGCAGACATCAAGTTTGACAAAACAACTCACGATTTCGGCAAGTTCTCAGAAAACAGTCCGGTGGTTAGTTGTACGTTTACCTTCACTAATATAGGGGATGCTCCTTTGGTAATTCACCAGGCAGTAGCTTCTTGCGGATGCACCGTACCCGAATATACAAAAGAACCTATCATGCCGGGCAAAAAAGGCACGATTAAGGTGACTTACAACGGAACAGGTAAATATCCGGGACACTTCAAGAAGTCGATTACCTTGCGTACCAATGCCAAAACAGAGATGGTAAGGTTATATATCGAGGGCGATATGGTAGCAAAAGACGCCAAATAA
- the recR gene encoding recombination mediator RecR, whose translation MNQQYPSVLLEKAVGEFSKLPGIGRKTAMRLVLHLLRQDTATVEAFGSSIITLKREVKYCKVCHNISDTETCQICANPQRDASIICVVENIRDVMAVEATQQYRGLYHVLGGVISPMDGVGPSDLQIESLVQRVSEGGIKEVILALSTTMEGDTTNFYIYRKLDKLGVKLSVIARGVSVGDELEYADEVTLGRSIVNRTAFTGTI comes from the coding sequence ATGAACCAACAATATCCTTCCGTACTGCTTGAAAAGGCAGTCGGCGAATTTTCCAAACTTCCGGGTATCGGGCGTAAGACGGCCATGAGGCTTGTCCTGCATCTGCTCCGTCAGGATACGGCTACTGTGGAAGCGTTCGGAAGTTCCATTATAACTTTGAAGCGCGAGGTGAAATATTGCAAAGTCTGCCATAATATATCCGATACCGAAACCTGCCAGATTTGCGCAAATCCGCAACGGGATGCATCCATTATTTGTGTGGTGGAGAATATCCGCGACGTAATGGCAGTGGAAGCGACCCAGCAATACAGAGGATTGTATCATGTCCTGGGTGGTGTCATTTCTCCAATGGACGGGGTAGGGCCGAGCGACCTGCAAATAGAGAGCTTGGTGCAACGGGTGTCCGAAGGCGGAATTAAAGAAGTTATCCTGGCTTTGAGTACCACGATGGAAGGAGACACCACGAACTTCTATATCTACCGCAAATTGGATAAGCTGGGTGTCAAACTCAGTGTGATTGCACGCGGTGTATCCGTTGGAGACGAATTGGAATATGCCGATGAAGTCACTTTAGGACGTAGCATTGTGAACCGGACAGCTTTTACCGGAACTATATAA
- a CDS encoding DUF4923 family protein, producing MKKNFLSLAFMAAFMLMATDSQAQSWSDLFNKDNISKVVNAITGSTQSIDMTGTWNYQGSAVEFESDNLLMKAGGAAAATMAESKLNEQLSKIGIRDGQMSFTFNADSTFTSTVGKKKLSGTYSYNASTKQVDLKYLKLLNLHAKVNCTSNSLELLFNSDKLLKLMSFIGSKSNNTALKTVSSLADNYDGMMLGFQLTK from the coding sequence ATGAAAAAGAATTTTTTATCACTTGCCTTTATGGCAGCATTTATGCTCATGGCTACTGACAGCCAGGCACAATCATGGTCGGACTTATTTAATAAGGACAACATCTCAAAAGTAGTGAACGCCATTACCGGAAGTACCCAGTCTATCGACATGACAGGAACATGGAATTATCAAGGTTCGGCCGTCGAGTTCGAATCGGACAACCTGCTGATGAAAGCAGGCGGAGCTGCCGCAGCCACCATGGCGGAAAGTAAGCTGAACGAACAGTTGAGCAAAATAGGCATCAGAGACGGACAGATGAGTTTCACCTTTAATGCCGACAGCACTTTCACCAGCACGGTTGGGAAAAAAAAACTGAGCGGCACGTACTCTTACAATGCTTCGACCAAACAAGTAGACTTGAAATACCTGAAGTTGCTGAACCTGCACGCAAAAGTAAATTGTACTTCCAATTCGCTGGAATTACTGTTCAACTCGGACAAATTGTTGAAACTTATGTCTTTCATCGGTAGTAAGAGCAACAATACGGCACTGAAAACAGTGAGTTCACTGGCTGATAATTATGACGGAATGATGCTGGGATTCCAGCTTACCAAATAG
- the yihA gene encoding ribosome biogenesis GTP-binding protein YihA/YsxC has translation MEITSAEFVISNTDVKKCPAGIFPEYAFIGRSNVGKSSLINMLTNRKGLAMTSATPGKTMLINHFLINKNWYLVDLPGYGYARRGQKGKDQIRTIIEDYILEREQMTNLFVLIDSRLEPQKIDLEFMEWLGENGIPFAIIFTKADKLKGGRLKMNINSYLRELGKQWEELPPYFISSSEDRTGRTEILDYIENINKNL, from the coding sequence ATGGAAATAACAAGTGCAGAATTTGTGATTAGTAATACGGACGTGAAAAAATGTCCGGCAGGTATTTTCCCGGAATATGCCTTTATAGGCCGTTCCAATGTGGGAAAGTCCAGCCTTATCAATATGCTGACCAACCGTAAAGGACTGGCCATGACTTCCGCCACTCCAGGAAAAACAATGCTTATCAACCACTTTCTGATTAATAAGAACTGGTATCTTGTCGATCTTCCGGGATATGGCTATGCCCGACGCGGACAGAAGGGAAAAGACCAGATACGTACCATAATCGAAGATTATATTTTGGAGCGGGAACAGATGACAAATCTCTTTGTCTTGATAGACAGCCGTTTGGAGCCCCAGAAGATAGACTTGGAGTTTATGGAATGGTTGGGTGAGAACGGCATTCCTTTCGCCATCATCTTCACCAAGGCCGACAAGCTCAAAGGTGGACGCCTGAAGATGAACATCAACTCATATCTGCGTGAGTTAGGCAAACAATGGGAAGAGCTTCCCCCTTACTTTATATCTTCTTCGGAAGACCGTACCGGACGTACAGAAATACTTGACTACATAGAAAACATAAACAAGAATCTCTAA